A window from Labrus mixtus chromosome 14, fLabMix1.1, whole genome shotgun sequence encodes these proteins:
- the LOC132988897 gene encoding carotenoid-cleaving dioxygenase, mitochondrial-like, with protein sequence MAPVKLDSSDETVPVENGKTKACITSKQKGLETIAPLVRSVEETPEPISTEVHGTIPSWINGNLLRNGPGKFEFGNTHFNHWFDGMAMLHKFKIENGQVTYMSRFLRSDVYKKNSERDRIVISEFGTLAMPDPCKNFFQRFLSRFEMIQPTDNASVSFVQYKGDYYVSTETNFMHRVNPENLETVEKVDWSKFIAVNGATAHPHSDPDGTTYNMGNSYGSKGALYNIIRVPPEKKDATDTLQGAKVLCSIVPADKSHPSYYHSFAMSENYVVFIEQPIKMDLLKIVTCKLRGKALSEGIYWDPKLQTVFHLVDKRTGEVSSVKYHTKAVSVFHQINAFEEGGFLMLDMCCADDGKAINNYLIQNLRKSGDALDEVYNTGCRAFPRRFVLPLNVTQETPVDQNLNTQPSSEATCLKINKDKVFCQPEDLHGDDLQEYGGLEFPQINYAKYNTKPYRYFYGCGFRHLVGDSLLKMDLNDKTVKVWYQKGFYPSEPVFVPAPDAVEEDDGVIMSVVLTPSQDKGSFLLVLDAKTFEELGRANVPVNMAYGFHGTFSACA encoded by the exons ATGGCCCCTGTGAAGCTCGACAGCTCAG ATGAAACCGTGCCTGTTGAAAATGGAAAAACTAAGGCATGCATCACTTCAAAACAGAAGGGACTGGAGACGATTGCCCCTCTGGTTCGCTCCGTAGAAGAAACTCCTGAGCCCATCTCCACTGAAGTTCACGGCACCATCCCCTCCTGGATCAACGGAAACCTGCTACGCAATGGGCCGGGGAAGTTTGAGTTTGGAAACACACA CTTCAACCACTGGTTTGATGGGATGGCCATGCTGCACAAGTTCAAGATTGAAAACGGCCAGGTGACGTACATGAGTCGATTCCTACGCAGCGACGTCTACAAGAAGAACAGTGAGAGGGACCGCATTGTGATATCAGAGTTTGGAACCCTCGCCATGCCCGACCCCTGCAAGAACTTCTTCCAGCGCTTTCTGTCTCGCTTTGAGATGATCC AGCCTACTGACAATGCAAGTGTTAGCTTTGTGCAATACAAAGGTGACTACTATGTCAGCACAGAGACCAATTTCATGCACAGAGTGAACCCTGAGAATCTGGAAACTGTGGAAAAG GTAGACTGGAGTAAGTTCATTGCTGTTAATGGAGCTACCGCTCATCCACACTCTGACCCTGATGGTACCACCTATAATATGGGAAACTCTTATGGAAGCAAAG gggccctgtacaacatcatcAGAGTCCCACCTGAGAAGAAAGACGCCACAGACACCCTTCAAGGAGCCAAAGTACTCTGCTCCATTGTACCTGCAGACAAGTCCCACCCCTCCTACTACCACAGCTTTG CCATGTCTGAGAACTACGTGGTGTTCATCGAGCAGCCGATAAAGATGGACCTGCTGAAGATAGTCACATGCAAGCTGAGGGGGAAGGCTCTGAGCGAGGGCATCTATTGGGATCCAAAGCTGCAAACTGTCTTCCACCTCGTCGACAAGCGTACAGGCGAG GTCAGCTCAGTGAAGTACCACACCAAAGCCGTCTCGGTCTTCCACCAAATCAACGCCTTTGAGGAGGGCGGGTTCTTGATGCTGGACATGTGCTGCGCTGACGACGGCAAAGCCATCAACAACTACCTCATCCAGAACCTACGAAAGTCAGGAGACGCTTTGGATGAG GTGTACAACACCGGGTGCCGGGCTTTCCCTCGCCGCTTTGTTCTTCCTCTCAATGTGACCCAGGAAACCCCGGTAGACCAAAACCTGAACACTCAGCCCTCCAGTGAGGCAACTTGTCTAAAAATCAACAAAGACAAG GTGTTTTGCCAACCCGAGGATCTCCATGGAGACGACCTTCAGGAGTACGGTGGCCTGGAGTTTCCACAGATAAACTACGCCAAATATAACACAAAGCCGTACCGTTATTTCTACGGCTGTGGCTTCAGACACCTGGTGGGAGACTCTCTGCTCAAAATGGACCTAAACGACAAGACggtcaag GTGTGGTACCAGAAGGGTTTCTACCCGTCAGAGCCCGTGTTTGTGCCGGCACCTGATGCTGTGGAGGAGGACGATGGTGTCATCATGTCTGTGGTTCTCACCCCCTCACAG GATAAAGGATCATTCCTCCTGGTTTTGGATGCCAAAACGTTCGAAGAGCTGGGCAGAGCCAACGTTCCCGTGAACATGGCTTACGGCTTCCACGGCACCTTCAGCGCCTGTGCTTGA